Proteins found in one Salvia splendens isolate huo1 chromosome 10, SspV2, whole genome shotgun sequence genomic segment:
- the LOC121750780 gene encoding cellulose synthase A catalytic subunit 3 [UDP-forming]-like has translation MEPEAEIKGKTLKTIGSQVCQICGDDVGSTADLEPFVACNVCAFPVCRPCYEYERKDGNQSCPQCKTRYKRHKGSPAIHGDSEEDGVSDDVAVEAHYSETQSEKQKISERMLSWRVNHGGESLNAPKYDKEVPRNHIPLLTNGTDISGELSAASPGRLSMASPPPGGIGKPRIVDPVREFGSPGLGNVAWKERVDGWKMKQEKPVIPMTTSHPPSERGVGDIDASTDILVDDSLLNDEARQPLARKVSIPSSRINPYRMVIVLRLVILCIFLHYRITNPVPNAYPLWLISVICEIWFAISWILDQFPKWLPVNRETYLDRLALRYDREGEPSQLAAVDIFVSTVDPLKEPPLVTANTVLSILAVDYPVDKVSCYVSDDGSAMLTFEALSETSEFARKWVPFCKRYSIEPRAPEWYFAQKIDYLKDKVQPSFVKDRRAMKREYEEFKIRINALVSKAQKVPEEGWVMQDGTPWPGNNTRDHPGMIQVFLGQSGGLDSDGNELPRLVYVSREKRPGFQHHKKAGAMNSLVRVSAVLTNGPFLLNLDCDHYINNSKALREAMCFLMDPNLGKYVCYVQFPQRFDGIDRSDRYANRNTVFFDINLRGLDGIQGPVYVGTGCVFNRTALYGYEPPHKPKNKKPGMLSSCFGGSRKKSSKSSKKGSDKKSSKHVDPTVPIFSLEDIEEGVEGAGFDDEKSLLMSQMSLEKRFGQSAVFVASTLMENGGVPQSATPETLLKEAIHVISCGYEDKSEWGSEIGWIYGSVTEDILTGFKMHARGWRSIYCMPPRAAFKGSAPINLSDRLNQVLRWALGSVEILFSRHCPIWYGYKGRLKWLERFAYVNTTIYPITSIPLLLYCTLPAVCLLTGKFIIPQISNLASIWFLSLFLSIFATGILEMRWSGVGIDEWWRNEQFWVIGGVSAHLFAVFQGLLKVLAGIDTNFTVTSKAGDEEGDFTELYMFKWTTLLIPPTTLLIVNLVGVVAGISYAINSGYQSWGPLFGKLFFAFWVIVHLYPFLKGLMGRQNRTPTIVVVWSILLASIFSLLWVRVDPFTTRVTGPKVEECGINC, from the exons ATGGAACCTGAAGCAGAAATCAAG GGAAAGACCTTGAAGACTATTGGCAGCCAGGTCTGTCAGATCTGTGGGGATGACGTGGGCTCGACTGCTGACCTTGAGCCATTTGTTGCTTGCAATGTCTGCGCATTCCCGGTTTGCAGGCCTTGCTATGAATATGAGAGGAAAGATGGAAATCAGTCTTGCCCTCAGTGCAAAACCAGATACAAGAGACATAAAG GGAGTCCTGCAATTCATGGTGACAGTGAGGAGGATGGTGTTTCTGATGATGTCGCTGTTGAAGCCCATTACTCTGAAACTCAAAGTGAGAAGCAGAAGATTTCAGAGAGAATGTTGAGCTGGCGTGTTAATCATGGGGGAGAAAGTCTTAATGCCCCAAAGTATGACAAAGAGGTCCCTCGAAACCACATTCCATTGCTAACGAATGGAACGGAT ATTTCTGGGGAATTGTCTGCTGCATCACCTGGCCGCCTTTCAATGGCATCTCCACCTCCAGGAGGCATTGGAAAAC CCAGGATCGTGGATCCAGTGAGGGAGTTTGGATCCCCGGGCTTAGGTAATGTTGCCTGGAAAGAAAGAGTGGATGGCTGGAAAATGAAGCAGGAAAAGCCTGTTATTCCAATGACTACTAGCCATCCTCCTTCAGAAAGAGGAGTGGGAGATATTGATGCAAGCACAGATATTCTTGTTGATGATTCTTTACT CAATGATGAGGCCCGACAGCCCCTAGCAAGGAAGGTTTCTATTCCGTCATCAAGGATAAATCCTTACAGGATGGTTATTGTATTGCGGCTGGTGATTCTATGTATTTTCTTGCACTACCGAATAACAAACCCTGTACCCAATGCATATCCATTGTGGCTGATTTCTGTGATTTGTGAGATTTGGTTTGCTATATCCTGGATTCTGGATCAGTTCCCAAAATGGCTTCCTGTCAACCGCGAGACGTATCTTGACAGACTTGCTCTGAG ATACGACCGGGAAGGAGAGCCATCACAATTAGCTGCTGTTGACATATTTGTCAGTACTGTTGATCCTCTGAAGGAGCCTCCTCTTGTTACAGCTAATACTGTTTTGTCCATTCTTGCGGTAGACTATCCAGTGGACAAGGTTTCTTGCTATGTTTCTGATGATGGGTCTGCCATGTTGACATTTGAAGCTCTATCAGAAACATCTGAATTTGCAAGGAAATGGGTTCCTTTCTGCAAAAGGTACAGTATTGAGCCACGGGCTCCCGAATGGTACTTTGCTCAGAAGATTGACTACTTAAAAGATAAAGTCCAGCCATCTTTTGTGAAAGACCGTCGGGCTATGAAG AGAGAATATGAAGAATTCAAAATTCGTATCAACGCTCTTGTATCCAAGGCTCAGAAAGTTCCCGAGGAAGGTTGGGTTATGCAAGACGGTACACCATGGCCTGGAAATAATACAAGGGATCACCCTGGAATGATTCAG GTTTTCTTGGGCCAAAGTGGGGGCCTTGACAGTGACGGTAATGAGCTGCCTCGGTTAGTATATGTTTCTCGTGAGAAGCGTCCTGGTTTCCAGCATCACAAGAAAGCCGGTGCCATGAATTCACTT GTTCGTGTGTCAGCAGTTCTTACCAATGGACCTTTCTTGTTGAATCTCGATTGTGATCATTACATCAATAACAGCAAGGCCTTGCGTGAAGCAATGTGCTTTTTGATGGATCCGAATCTCGGGAAATATGTGTGTTATGTGCAATTTCCACAGAGATTTGATGGTATAGATAGGAGTGATCGATATGCCAATCGTAACACTGTCTTCTTTGAT ATTAACTTGAGAGGTTTGGATGGTATTCAAGGGCCTGTATATGTGGGTACTGGATGTGTCTTCAACAGAACAGCTTTGTATGGTTATGAACCTCCTCACAAACCTAAAAATAAGAAACCCGGGATGCTTTCTTCCTGCTTTGGTGGATCAAGAAAGAAAAGTTCTAAATCAAGTAAGAAGGGTTCAGATAAGAAGTCTAGCAAGCATGTTGATCCTACTGTTCCTATCTTCAGCTTGGAGGATATAGAGGAGGGTGTTGAAG GTGCTGGATTTGATGATGAAAAGTCATTGCTCATGTCCCAGATGAGCCTGGAGAAAAGATTTGGACAGTCAGCTGTCTTTGTTGCATCAACCCTGATGGAGAATGGTGGTGTGCCTCAGTCTGCCACACCAGAGACCCTCCTGAAAGAGGCTATTCATGTCATTAGTTGTGGCTATGAAGATAAGTCAGAATGGGGAAGTGAG ATAGGATGGATCTATGGTTCTGTCACAGAGGATATTCTTACAGGATTTAAAATGCATGCACGTGGCTGGCGATCAATTTACTGTATGCCTCCTAGGGCAGCCTTCAAGGGATCAGCTCCAATTAATCTTTCTGATCGATTGAATCAAGTGCTTCGATGGGCCTTAGGATCTGTGGAGATTCTTTTTAGCAGGCATTGTCCAATATGGTATGGATACAAAGGGAGGCTAAAATGGCTAGAGAGATTCGCATATGTCAACACCACGATTTACCCGATCACTTCCATTCCTCTGTTACTTTACTGCACATTGCCAGCTGTCTGCTTGCTTACTGGGAAATTCATTATCCCACAG ATTAGTAACCTCGCGAGTATCTGGTTTCTTtccctctttctctccatcTTTGCCACTGGTATACTGGAGATGAGGTGGAGTGGTGTTGGAATTGATGAATGGTGGAGGAACGAGCAGTTTTGGGTCATTGGAGGTGTCTCGGCTCATCTCTTTGCTGTATTCCAAGGTCTGCTCAAAGTTCTTGCTGGAATAGATACGAATTTCACAGTCACATCCAAAGCTGGAGACGAAGAGGGAGATTTTACTGAGCTCTACATGTTCAAATGGACAACTCTTCTGATTCCTCCTACCACTCTTCTCATCGTAAACTTGGTCGGAGTTGTTGCTGGGATTTCCTATGCAATCAACAGCGGGTACCAATCATGGGGGCCGCTGTTTGGAAAACTGTTCTTCGCCTTCTGGGTGATTGTTCATCTCTACCCCTTCCTCAAAGGTCTTATGGGGAGGCAGAACCGCACCCCCACCATTGTCGTGGTGTGGTCGATTCTTCTAGCTTCGATATTCTCTTTGCTGTGGGTCAGAGTTGATCCCTTCACTACTAGAGTCACTGGCCCCAAGGTCGAAGAGTGTGGAATTAACTGCTAA
- the LOC121752289 gene encoding zinc finger CCCH domain-containing protein 30-like, whose product MKGMGQLSVETEDSFSSLLEYASNNDAEAFRRTIELDLSAVDEAGPWYVRKRGGKQIAQEERTPLMVAATYGSVDVLKLIVALPEVDLNRLCGPDKWTALHCAASGGSVNAFDVVKLLLSAGADPIIEDANGQRAVDLIVVPRGNPSAKAALEDLLMNSYSDGYVGDSSVQVSVTASSASSPNLSSSPESESPCSPSDSASSPTALKLSDMAANSLSEKKQYPVDPSLPDIRNSIYSTDEFRMYSFKVRPCSRAYSHDWTECPFVHPGENARRRDPRKYHYSCVPCPDFRKGACRRGDMCEYAHGVFECWLHPAQYRTRLCKDGMSCARQVCFFAHTQEELRPLYVSTGSGVPSPRSAASAACFMDMATALNILPGSPSSHSVMSPPAFNHVLSPTASGMPHSSAAWPQPNVPTLHLPGSNFQSSRLRSSLSARDIPPDLNMLRDFDAQQHAMNDMASFSPSHPNSSMLNRSGRSKSSLTPSNLEELFSAEFPPSPRFSDQAVASGVFSPTHKSAVLNQFQQPPSLLSPINTNMFSPRHAEHHFLQASFGVSSPRMSPRSLETASPLSNRLSGFAQREKQQQMLHTLGSREFGPSRAPPVGSPVGSWAKWGSPVEKVDWSVGPDDQAFLRRSSAEPKNDGEEPDVTWVQSLVKESPPEMREKPAAASGSGAAPSGECLKTNPQVDSTDHSVIGTWLEQMQLDQQLVA is encoded by the coding sequence ATGAAAGGAATGGGTCAATTATCTGTTGAAACTGAGGACTCTTTTTCCAGTTTGCTTGAGTATGCTTCCAACAATGATGCTGAAGCTTTCAGGAGAACAATTGAACTTGATTTATCTGCTGTTGATGAGGCTGGGCCCTGGTATGTTCGTAAGAGAGGTGGAAAGCAGATTGCACAGGAGGAAAGAACACCTTTGATGGTAGCCGCTACGTATGGTAGTGTTGATGTGTTGAAGTTGATAGTTGCTCTACCAGAGGTTGATTTGAATAGATTGTGTGGCCCAGATAAGTGGACTGCTCTCCATTGTGCTGCCTCTGGAGGATCTGTTAATGCGTTTGATGTTGTAAAGTTGCTGTTGTCTGCTGGTGCTGATCCAATTATTGAAGATGCCAATGGTCAGCGCGCAGTCGATCTGATTGTAGTTCCTCGAGGAAATCCTAGTGCTAAAGCTGCTCTTGAAGACTTGCTTATGAATAGTTACTCAGATGGATATGTTGGTGACAGCAGTGTACAGGTGTCAGTAACTGCTTCAAGTGCATCGTCACCTAACTTATCATCATCTCCAGAAAGTGAGTCTCCATGTTCTCCATCTGATTCTGCATCGTCTCCAACAGCACTGAAGCTCAGTGACATGGCTGCTAATTCTTTGTCTGAGAAGAAACAGTATCCAGTGGATCCATCTCTTCCTGACATCAGGAATAGTATCTACTCGACTGATGAATTCCGTATGTATTCGTTCAAGGTCAGGCCTTGTTCAAGGGCCTACTCTCATGATTGGACCGAATGCCCTTTTGTTCACCCTGGAGAAAATGCCCGCAGAAGAGACCCTCGGAAGTACCATTATAGCTGTGTTCCATGTCCTGATTTTAGGAAGGGAGCTTGCAGGCGAGGGGATATGTGTGAGTATGCACATGGAGTGTTTGAGTGCTGGCTGCACCCTGCTCAATATCGTACAAGGCTATGTAAAGATGGCATGAGCTGTGCTAGACAAGTTTGCTTTTTTGCGCATACCCAAGAGGAACTTCGACCTTTGTATGTCTCCACTGGATCTGGTGTTCCTTCTCCAAGGTCAGCTGCTTCTGCAGCTTGTTTCATGGACATGGCCACAGCTCTAAACATTTTACCTGGCTCACCCTCCTCTCACTCTGTCATGTCTCCTCCTGCATTTAATCATGTCCTGTCGCCTACGGCAAGTGGCATGCCTCATTCCTCTGCAGCCTGGCCTCAACCAAATGTTCCAACCCTTCATCTTCCTGGTAGCAACTTCCAGTCAAGTCGCCTGCGATCCTCCCTCAGTGCTCGTGATATTCCTCCAGATCTAAATATGCTTCGTGACTTTGATGCCCAGCAACATGCTATGAATGACATGGCATCTTTCTCTCCGTCACACCCCAATTCTTCTATGTTGAATCGTTCTGGTAGATCCAAGTCATCACTGACTCCTTCCAATCTAGAAGAGCTATTTTCAGCTGAGTTTCCACCGTCACCTAGATTTTCTGACCAGGCAGTGGCTTCTGGCGTTTTTTCTCCAACGCACAAATCAGCTGTTCTTAACCAGTTCCAACAGCCACCAAGCCTTTTATCTCCTATTAACACTAACATGTTTTCTCCTAGACATGCTGAACACCATTTCTTGCAGGCTTCTTTTGGTGTCTCATCCCCAAGGATGTCACCAAGAAGCTTGGAAACTGCATCCCCGTTGAGCAATCGCCTCTCAGGATTCGCCCAGCGTGAGAAGCAGCAGCAGATGCTGCATACTCTTGGTTCCCGTGAGTTTGGTCCCAGCCGTGCACCCCCTGTTGGGTCCCCTGTCGGTTCTTGGGCAAAGTGGGGATCCCCTGTTGAGAAGGTCGATTGGTCAGTCGGCCCAGATGATCAAGCTTTTCTTAGAAGATCTTCGGCTGAACCCAAGAACGATGGAGAAGAACCTGACGTGACATGGGTGCAATCTCTTGTGAAAGAATCACCACCCGAGATGAGGGAGAAACCTGCAGCAGCTTCCGGCTCCGGTGCCGCGCCATCCGGTGAGTGTTTAAAAACAAATCCTCAAGTTGACTCCACTGATCATTCTGTTATAGGAACATGGCTCGAGCAAATGCAACTTGATCAGCAGCTGGTAGCCTAG